A genome region from Musa acuminata AAA Group cultivar baxijiao chromosome BXJ3-5, Cavendish_Baxijiao_AAA, whole genome shotgun sequence includes the following:
- the LOC103985504 gene encoding aspartyl protease family protein At5g10770, which yields MGWLLSLSFFLILTAASSLEEDVPHSSCSSKFMDELHRLNDSSGLHLTLHHPRSRCSPAPFPNLTFSTILSHDEARVRSLTARLTKTVSLPVAPLLRPAAVSIPLSPGASTGVGNYVTQIGLGTPAKSYVMVVDTGSSLSWLQCSPCRIYCHDQVGSVFDPAASASYRPVSCSESECDSLESATLNPSACSLDDVCIYQASYGDRSFSVGYLSKDVLSLGSGQRLAGFVYGCGQDNEGLFGRSAGLIGLARNRLSLLSQLAPSLGYSFSYCLSTAASTGYLSIGSYNARQFSYTPMQSSSLDNSLYFVRLTSITVGGRGLPVSSSAYTGTPTIIDSGTVITRLPSNVYAALSSAIAAALKEYPRQPAYSILDTCFRGSLSRLAVPAVEMVFQGGATLRLAPRNVMIDVDGSTTCLAFAPARRVAIIGNKQQETFSVVYDVGRSRIGFAAGGCG from the exons CTTCCCTGGAAGAAGATGTTCCTCACAGCTCGTGCTCTTCCAAGTTCATGG ATGAACTCCACCGCCTCAACGACAGCTCCGGCCTCCACCTCACTCTCCACCACCCCCGGAGTCGCTGCTCCCCGGCGCCCTTCCCCAACCTCACCTTCTCCACCATCCTCTCCCACGATGAGGCGCGCGTCCGGTCCCTCACCGCCCGGCTAACCAAAACCGTGTCGCTCCCCGTCGCCCCCCTCCTCCGGCCGGCCGCCGTCTCCATCCCCCTCTCCCCCGGCGCGTCTACTGGAGTCGGCAACTACGTCACCCAAATCGGCCTCGGCACGCCCGCCAAGTCCTACGTCATGGTCGTGGATACCGGCTCCTCCCTCTCCTGGCTCCAGTGCTCCCCGTGCAGGATCTACTGCCACGACCAGGTTGGCTCCGTCTTCGaccccgccgcctccgcctcctacCGCCCCGTGTCGTGCTCGGAGTCGGAGTGCGACAGCCTCGAGTCCGCCACCCTCAACCCTTCTGCATGTTCCCTGGACGATGTCTGCATATACCAGGCCAGTTACGGTGACCGCTCCTTCTCCGTCGGCTACCTGAGCAAGGACGTGCTGTCCTTGGGTTCAGGTCAAAGGCTGGCCGGCTTCGTGTACGGCTGCGGCCAGGACAACGAGGGCCTCTTCGGCCGGTCGGCCGGCCTCATCGGCCTGGCGCGTAACAGGCTTTCCCTGCTGTCTCAACTGGCGCCAAGCTTAGGCTATTCCTTCTCTTACTGCCTCTCCACTGCCGCATCCACCGGATACCTCTCGATCGGCTCCTACAACGCGAGGCAGTTCTCGTACACTCCGATGCAGTCGAGCTCGCTGGACAACTCCCTGTACTTTGTGAGACTCACCAGTATCACCGTTGGCGGGCGAGGCCTGCCGGTGTCGTCGTCCGCCTACACCGGCACGCCGACAATCATCGACTCGGGGACGGTCATCACGAGGCTCCCGTCGAACGTATACGCCGCGTTGAGCAGCGCGATTGCGGCGGCGTTGAAGGAGTACCCGCGGCAGCCGGCGTACTCGATACTCGACACGTGCTTTAGGGGAAGCCTGAGCAGGCTGGCGGTGCCGGCGGTAGAGATGGTGTTCCAGGGCGGCGCGACGTTGCGGCTCGCGCCGAGGAATGTAATGATCGACGTGGACGGCTCCACAACTTGCCTGGCGTTCGCCCCGGCTAGGAGGGTGGCCATCATCGGCAACAAGCAGCAGGAGACGTTCAGTGTAGTTTACGATGTGGGCAGGTCCAGGATCGGGTTCGCCGCCGGCGGTTGTGGCTAA
- the LOC103975209 gene encoding zinc finger protein ZAT1-like, translated as MGADHLSEVGSCYGIEDVALEEETPSGSNGLRTRHKCPETGKAKQATVQEAVPPGPGAELVADQPANIKSEICPLDDDHRSVSKASEGFGSSKRKHASKGGSGIPTCPECGKTFASDKALFGHLRCHPERDYRGANPPPGSRKQPKPDAGPSAARDLPAKKWQTTARRGRQGTASGGDDAEDLLEAAAMTIFRMAHAEHRGRAAITAEEEGNQTKQLQLTQSCHNDDELPPRVQNINSGDDLTSSYRRTKKTKVESATSDHGRRYACSVCSKTFSSHQALGGHIASHNKNKTNPKEAAATSATVENQGRSTAVAKPATAEHRCKICNDVFTSGQALGGHQRRHFHQLHRRSPAPSSSSHPSDDHVAPVQYHHPGEQQLHDPAPSSSSHSAQHDQFCWDLNKAPPNLD; from the coding sequence ATGGGAGCTGATCATCTCAGTGAAGTTGGAAGCTGCTACGGGATTGAGGATGTTGCATTGGAAGAAGAAACGCCATCCGGTAGCAACGGCTTGCGTACTCGACACAAGTGCCCGGAGACGGGAAAGGCCAAGCAAGCAACGGTTCAGGAAGCGGTGCCACCTGGTCCGGGGGCTGAGCTTGTCGCAGACCAACCCGCCAATATCAAATCCGAGATTTGCCCTCTCGACGACGATCACAGATCTGTATCGAAGGCCAGCGAGGGGTTCGGCAGCTCCAAACGAAAGCATGCAAGCAAAGGCGGATCGGGGATCCCAACATGCCCGGAGTGCGGGAAGACGTTTGCTTCAGATAAGGCACTTTTTGGCCACTTGCGGTGCCACCCGGAGAGAGATTACAGGGGAGCTAATCCGCCACCGGGCTCACGGAAGCAGCCGAAGCCGGACGCCGGTCCTTCTGCCGCGAGAGATCTGCCTGCGAAAAAGTGGCAGACGACCGCGAGAAGAGGTCGACAAGGGACGgccagcggcggcgacgacgccgAAGATCTTTTAGAGGCTGCTGCCATGACCATATTTCGTATGGCACATGCAGAGCACCGGGGTCGGGCCGCAATCACTGCTGAGGAGGAAGGAAATCAGACGAAACAACTTCAGCTCACTCAGTCTTGCCACAATGATGATGAGCTTCCTCCTAGGGTTCAGAATATCAACTCTGGGGACGATCTGACATCGAGCTACAGGAGAACTAAGAAGACGAAGGTCGAGTCCGCCACATCTGATCATGGTCGAAGGTACGCGTGCAGTGTGTGCTCCAAGACCTTCTCTTCGCACCAGGCACTTGGAGGGCACATAGCCAGTCACAATAAGAACAAGACCAACCCCAAAGAAGCAGCGGCGACCTCAGCGACGGTGGAGAACCAGGGCAGAAGCACTGCAGTCGCGAAACCGGCCACCGCGGAACACCGGTGCAAGATTTGCAACGACGTGTTCACCAGCGGGCAGGCACTTGGAGGTCACCAGAGACGGCACTTCCATCAACTACACCGTCGATCTCCAGCTCCATCCTCTTCCTCACACCCATCTGACGACCATGTGGCGCCGGTGCAGTACCATCACCCCGGTGAGCAGCAGCTACATGATCCAGCTCCATCATCTTCATCACACTCAGCTCAACATGATCAGTTCTGCTGGGATCTCAATAAGGCACCACCGAATCTTGACTGA
- the LOC135638427 gene encoding uncharacterized protein LOC135638427, which translates to MEKHPWPEHEPKITFGARAVECSHHDDGLVISIQIGNARVKRVMVDTRSSADVLYFDAFERLGLTQGDLTPVMSALTAFVGDSISLLGTTMLPITIGEEPRAKTIMTTFMVVDLPSAYNVILSRPTLNRIQVVVSTYHRTIEFPTSARVGEARSNPRESRRCYLTAVALPAKPHSTSVPDPREAPVPQVTLEPPEPLIKKADLFVWSPEEMPGIDSEVAQHQLYVDPRARPVKQKLRRFAPDQQRAIRDEVDHLIKAGFVTEACPKDCYPLPRIDQLVDATVDHECLTFLDAFSGYNKIPMATQDREDTAFITNQGAYCFKVMPFGLTNAGATYQRIVNKLLKHQLGRNIEVYIDDMIVKSKVTGTHLVDLAETFQTLR; encoded by the exons ATGGAGAAGCATCCCTGGCCTGAGCACGAGCCTAAAATTACCTTTGGGGCAAGAGCGGTCGAGTGCTCCCACCATGATGACGGTCTGGTGATCTCCATTCAAATCGGCAATGCCCGAGTTAAGAGGGTGATGGTTGACACTAGGAGTTCCGCCGACGTCCTCTACTTTGATGCCTTTGAGAGGCTCGGCTTGACCCAAGGAGATCTTACCCCTGTGATGTCAGCTCTTACAGCGTTCGTTGGGGATTCCATCTCTCTGCTCGGGACCACAATGCTCCCCATCACCATCGGGGAGGAACCGAGGGCGAAAACaataatgaccaccttcatggtgGTCGACTTGCCCtcggcctacaacgtcatcctcaGTCGCCCGACCCTCAACAGGATTCAAGTGGTAGTCTCCACCTATCACAGAACCATCGAGTTCCCAACCTCAGCTAGGGTTGGGGAGGCCCGAAGCAACCCGAGGGAGTCGAGGCGATGCTACCTCACCGCGGTTGCTCTCCCAGCAAAGCCGCACTCAACCTCAGTTCCCGACCCTCGTGAAGCACCTGTACCACAAGTGACGCTGGAGCCCCCAGAGCCTCTTATCAAG AAAGCTGACCTATTTGTGTGGTCCCCCGAAGAGATGCCTGGGATCGACTCAGAGGTGGCGCAACACCAGCTCTACGTCGACCCTAGGGCGCGGCCGGTAAAGCAAAAACTAAGAAGGTTCGCCCCCGACCAGCAGAGGGCGATCCGAGACGAGGTCGATCACCTTATAAAGGCCGGGTTCGTCACCGAG GCATGTCCCAAGGACTGCTATCCACTCCCCAGGATAGACCAACTGGTTGATGCCACCGTTGACCATGAATGCCTTACGTTCCTGGATGCGTTCTCTGGCTACAACAAAATCCCGATGGCGACCCAAGACCGAGAAGATACTGCCTTCATCACCAACCAGGGGGCGTATTGTTTCAAGGTGATGCCCTTTGGCTTGACGAACGCTGGCGCGACCTACCAAAGAATTGTCAATAAACTTTTGAAACACCAGCTCGGGAGGAACATTGAGGTGTACATAGATGATATGATTGTAAAAAGCAAGGTTACAGGGACACATTTGGTCGACCTGGCGGAAACATTCCAAACGCTCAGATAG